The Candidatus Omnitrophota bacterium genomic interval GACGGGAATCGTCTCCTGTACGCCGTCGACTTCGACGAGGACTTCCGCCTGGCGGACGGCGTTGCGGAATTCGTCGCGCGTTTCTTTATAGGAAACGACTTTGATCCGCTTTTCTGCGGGCGTCTTCCAATGATAAAAATAGATTTCGCCTACGGCCATATCGACGGTGAATGGCTTCGCGAATACGGACGTTGTTATTAACCCTGTCAGAATATAGAAACAAATCCATCTTGATTTCATATCTATTGTCTCCGTTCTTTGATTTAATCTTTTACGATGATGGCATTTTGGGGAACAGTGTCCGAAAGACGAACTGAATACGCGAACCTTGCCAGCGTTCCTAATTTTATACCATAAGCCCAGAAGCGAATAAATCTTATGGAGATGAAATCGATCGAAATCTTCTTCAAGGGAAAATCAATGCTCCGCTTTGCGGATAAGCGCGCCTATTGTATCTTGGGGAAAATTCGAGAAAGGATGAGCTGGCATGGTTTCCACAACGAACGAAAACGGAAGCGCGGTTTACGTCTATTTATTGGCCTCGGTGGCGGCGTTGGGGGGCTTGTTGTTCGGCTACGATACGGCGGTGATTTCCGGCGCCATCGGCTATTTGGAAAAACGGTTCGTCCTGAATGACGTTTGGAAAGGCTGGGCGGCTTCCAGCGCGCTGTTGGGCTGCATCGGCGGCGCCGCCATTGCGGGCGCCTTGAGCGACCGGCTGGGCCGCAAGGCGGCGCTGATGCTTTCCGCCATTTTGTTTTTGATCTCCGCCGTCTGGTCCGCGTATCCCCGCAATTTTTCGGAATTGATTATCGCCCGCATCATCGGCGGCGTCGGCGTGGGCATCGCTTCGATGTTGTCGCCGCTCTATATTTCGGAAGTTGCTCCGGCGGCGATCCGCGGGCGGTTGGTGTCGCTCAACCAATTCGCCATCATCAGCGGGATGCTCGTTGTCTATTTCGTCAACGCCCGCATCGCCGGATGGGTGGACGAAACCTGGAATATTGCGTACGGATGGCGTTGGATGTTCGGTTCGGAAATTTTGCCTGCTTGCTTGTTTCTCTTCCTCCTTTTTTTCGTGCCGGAAAGTCCGCGTTGGCTGCTGAAACAGGGAAGGGAAGGCCGCGCCCAGGATATTCTTTCCCGCGTCGGCGGACGAAGCCGGGCGCAGAAAGAGATCGCCGAGATCAAGGACGCCATCGCCCACGAGGGCGGCTCCATCCTGCAATTGTTGCAGCCGGGTTTGCGCGTCGCCCTGGCGATCGGCGTCTGTCTCGCCATTTTGCAGCAGATTACGGGAATCAATATAGTGATCTATTACGCGCCGGAAATATTCAAGAGTGCGGGACTGGCTTCGACCGACGCCTTGAACGATACCGTATTGGTTGGGATCACCAACATCGTCTTTACGCTCGTCGCGATATGGATCGTGGATAAAGCGGGAAGAAAACCCTTGCTTTTGATCGCGGCGGCGGGCATGGGAGTCGCATTAACGCTGCTGGGAGGAGCATTTATCTACCAGAAATTCGAAGGGCCGTGGGTGCTGATGTTCGTCTTGGCCTACGTCGGCTCTTTTTCCGTAGCGATGGGACCGGTCGTATGGGTGGTTATGGCGGAGATTTTTCCCACGAAGATCCGCGGGCGCGCTATGTCCATCGCCACGGTTTGCCTGTGGATCGCCAATTTCGGCGTTACGCAGTTTTTCCCCGTAATGAACCGGATTCTGGGAGGCGCCGTATTCTTCGTCTACGCCGCCATGTGCGCCATAGCGTTTATCTTCATCCTGACGTTTCTGCCGGAAACGAAGGGCAAGACTTTGGAAGAGATCGAGCGGCAATTTACGATCTCATGAACAATCGAGAATTTGTCAATATTCGATGAATCGGAACATGCCTTATCGTTTCTATCGTTAAGTCTACTCTGGCTCGAAATAGCAGACGACCTTTTGCGTGAAGGTATTGGCGTATAAACGCAGATCGCCATGATTCTCCGTTTCGTCGAGATCGATCAGCTTCACGGCTTCGGCGTAGGGTTCCGAACTGGGGACGATATCGGTTAGCCGGTTCGGCGCCGCGAGGAGATACGCGCGGTTCAAGAAATTTTCCTCTTTCTCCGGGAAGAGGGCGAAGTATAAAATTTCCATTTCCACCAGACTGCTGAAAAAATGGGTGCCTAGCGAGATGTCTGGAGTGAGGTCTTCCCTCATGGCGTTAATTTCGCAAAGTATAGAAACGGAATCGATTTCCGAAAAGGAGACGGGGATGCCGAGGGATGGCGTCGTCGTGCCCCAGCGTCCCGGACCAATCAATATCGTTATTTTCGGCGCTTCCCCTTCCTTCGGCCGCGTCGTTTTTCCGATCAACCGGGCGATGGAATAGCGTTCGTTGATGGGCAATCGGCCATAGGCGTCAGGATCGACGTAGACGATGCGATTAATGACGTCGGCGCGGCTTTCGCCGATGACTGCGCCTTGGGCTTCGATTACCACGTTTCGCCGGGACAATCCGGCGGGCGGCTCCTTAATCGCGCCGCCTCCCTTGAATTGAAAAGGGCGGCATTGAAGAAGATTGATCTTATAGGAATCAGGTCGAATAAAATTAACCGTGAATTCTATGTCTACGGGATGCAAGTAGGCTTCCGCCAGTGTTTTCAACATTTCGCGCATATCGTTGAGGAAGGCCTCGTGATCGAGCAAGCGCTGGAAGGATAGAAGCCAGGTCCATGTCTCCTTCTTGCCCATTTCACGGGAGAATTTCAATAAATCCTCATCCGGAATAGCGAAAAACTCGCGCATCAAACCTGGACTTTGCTCAACGGCCTCGGAGAAGAGTACCGAAGTCAGTTGATTGGTTTTCAAATTCAAAACATCTACTTTCCGTTGGGAATAGCGGCGGATTTCATCCTGGCCGGTTTCCGGGCGGCGGTCGGGAGCGTTTAAAGCGACGAGTCGGGCGTAATCGTCGTTATTGCGCGTCACGGCGCGGCTGCCTAGTCCAAAAACGAGGCGAAGCGCGCCAGCTTCCGGTTTGATGATCTCGCTCCAAGCGTAAGGATTATAGGACAATCCTACGCCGGCGATTTGGGGATAGAATAGATCGCCGTAACGCGCGCCGGAAACCCGCTGCACCAAGAGCGCCATTTGCTCATCCTGCTCCAGGTTGCCGCGCCGGGCGCGATAGGAAATCACTTCCATGCCCATGCTGCTGGCGTAAATGGTTTTCACGGCCTGAACGAACCGTTCGAGACGCTCCGCCCGCGAACCCTGATTGGCGCAGAAAACGCTCTCGTATTTCCCCGCGAACATATTGCCGTAGGAATCTTCCAACAAACTGCTGGAACGCACGATGATGGGAGACTGCCCATAATAATCGAGCATATTCTCGAACCGTTTAATGATGTAATCCGGAAAATGGCCTTGCAGGATGCGGCGTTGGGCTTCCTCGGCGCCGTCAAGATAAGCGGAGGGATCCTTTTGCTTCTTGCGCGCCCACCAGCAATCGTTTAAAACGAGATAGGTATAAAACACTTCCGAGGCGATGTAAAAAGAGTCGTGGGCTTCGAGAATTTTCTCCCATCGGGGAGATTTCATTTTCATGATTTGTCGGGAGATAAGCATTCCCACCGATTTGCCGCCGATGTAGCCGGTTCCGATCATCCGCTTGCGAATGCGCAAGAGATCGCCCAAGTTCAAGTATTGCTCCGCCAGCCGCAGGATTTTTTCCTCACGCGATATCGCCATGCGCAGCAGACGCTGGAAAATCGGCGCGACTTTGTCCGAAGAACATTCTCCACGCTTATATTCCTCCCATACTTCTTCCGCATGGAGAAATTCCCGGTTCCATACTCCTACCTGATAACTGGCCGATTCCAAACCGGTCCAGGGAACGGAAGTCAACACTTCGGCGACCACGGCGCTATGAGTAACGGGAAGGAATTGATCCCCCCGCCAGATATGAAGCATGTGGATCGTGGGCGAATAACGTTGAAACACTTTTTGCGGGTGGATATAGAACTCGCCATGATAACGATAAACATCGATAAAGATCTGCGTCGTTTCGGCGATGGGAGCGGCGGCGTGGAAAGAATGATAGTTGCGTAGGACGGCGAAATAGGCGACCGCGCCTTGCTTCAATAGATAAGGACATGTAAGCATAAAGAAATTGCCCACCATGCGATCGCTGTAACATTCCAAAGCCAGCGCCGAAAGCGAATCAAAAACATAAAAACCGCCGCGCCCGTTTCGTTCGATAACATCGTGAACTTTGGTGATGAACAGTTCGAAGCCATCGGATGGAGCCACATAATGAATCTCTGCTCCAGCGTCTTCTGGGATCAACGCTTTGTGACTGGCAAAGCGAAAATAAACGACTTTACGCCCTTGAGCTAGGGCATGGCGGTAGAACGGGTCTACGAACGCCTGGTAATTCTCGACGCCGTCCACTTTCCAGACAATATTGTCTCCCGCAATGATTCCTTGTAGGACGTTGTCTAAACCCGGCAAGCCGGTGCTCAGGGATGAATCCGCTGAATTCATAAGCTAATCCTTGATTGTCCGATATCGTTTATCCTAAATTATAAAATTATAACAAATACGCCGCTATTCTTCTTATAATTCAATTTACCCAGTCAATGATCTTTATCTTGCGGCGTTGGTATTTCAACACCGATTAGAAGAACCATTCATAAGAACAGGAAGGGTCTAATTTTTTTTGCGTTATTGAATCACGAAACCACGAATAGGCTCGAATTCCACGAAATTTTCGAATCACGGATATCACAGATTCTTTTGGATTCCACGGAAAAAAGCATTTCACGATGCGATACCATGCGACAACTTTTTTCCTTTTTTTCGTGTTATTCTTTTTCGTTTCGTGTTTTCGCGATTCGAAACGGCGATTCTAATTGACTTCTTTAACTTTTTAATCCCGGGTAACATGGACTATAAGATAGGCCAATGTCAAAATTCTTCTTGTTCGATTAAATGAGGCAACTCTTTGTAGTGGATCATTTTTTCGAAATCGATCAAGGAAGCGAGAGCATAATTCGCCGTAGGGATGCCCGCTTCCTCAACGGCGGCGAGAGGATTAAGTCCGCCGGTTACGATCAAGCCCATACGGCCTTCCTCGATAGGAAAATCGAGCAAGGACTGGTGAGGCTTGCCTAAAAAAAGCCCTCCCCCCAATCCCAAATCGTCCAACTGGCGGCGCAGTTTTTCCAACTTTTTGAAGGCGGGAGAAGGAACTTCGCGCATACTGGCCCCGATGCGGCCATGGCCGGTGCGGGCCGCTTCGCGGACGCTGGTCAGTTTGCCCTTAATAAAGATTTCCAAGGGATCGAGAGAGGTTCCATTGTAATAAATCAAGTCGGTAAACCGGAAAGGACGGCCTTCATTGATCTCCAATACGCCGCCAAAGACGGAAGTCATGGGGATGCGGGCGGCGAGAAACAAGCCATTGATGGTAACGCTGCACATGGTGCCGACGCCGACTTTGCCGGGCGGAATATAAAAGCCGCCCAATTGCTCGCCCGCCCTCGCCAGGACGATATAATCACCCATGCCCAGTTTTGCTCTAAAAACCGGCATCATTTCCCTAGCGGCGCTGACCAGATGCGTCCGGTCGATAATGGTAACATTCACGACGACAAGACCGTTGCGGGAGGCGGGATTGAAGGTCATCTGACAGGCTAGGGCATCCATCTTGCCCGCCATGAATCCCACCCGCTCATTGACCATCGCGTCGTGGATTTCCTCGAGTCCCTGCGGGGTGATGGCGCGGCCTCCATCCCGTCCGCGTCTTGTGGAAGTAACGACGCCTTCTTTTTCCATTTCCTGGAGGTAAAGACGGATCGTGCGTCCGCAAAGATCGAAGCCGTAATTCTTCATCTCTTCGGCGATGGCGGCGCTGCCGATGGGTTCTTTGGCATCGCGCAGAATCCGCAAAATCATCATTTTTTGTTTTTGATTAAAGTCTTTCAAAGCAGGCATCCTCAATTCATTTAATTGGTCAATATTACCATAAAAAAAAATATAATTCAAGTTTAAATGGAAATAAAACAATATTTTATCGAATATTACGAAACCTTATTCACCGAATTTATACTTTTTTTCCATTTAATGATCTTGCCTCCCATTTCACCCATCCGAAAAATTCCTTCACAGCGCCCCTATGGCTCTCCATTGGACTTCCACAATATAATATGCTCAAATATATTAATTTAACAATATATTATCCAAATGAATATTTCATTTAAAAAGATTTTTTCTTTTTTTCGTTTTATTGCCTTGACAGTATTCTATTTCTTGCTTAATATTGGAAATATAATTCCATTATAAAATGGTTTTATAATACCATTAAAACCATACAATGCCGATTAAACAAACCATATATGGCTTGTTATTGTAAGAAATCTTAACCATGTTCCGCGCCGGGTGCGGAAAGAAAAAGGAGAGAGGCTCATGTCATACGTCAACGATGTCTTGAATTTGGTCGTAAAACGAAACCCCGCCGAACCGGAGTTTCACCAAGCGGTCAAAGAAGTGCTCGAATCGCTGGAACCGGTTGTCAATCGCCATCCGAAATATCAGCAAAACCGCATTCTGGAGCGCATCACCGAACCGGAGCGGGTGTTAATGTTTCGCGTTCCCTGGTTTGACGATAACGGCCAGGTGCAAGTCAACCGCGGATTCCGCATCGAATTCAACAGCGCCATCGGTCCCTATAAGGGCGGCTTGCGCTTCCATCCCACCGTCTATCTCGGCATTCTGAAATTCCTGGGCTTCGAGCAGGTGTTCAAAAACTCACTCACCACTCTTTCCATGGGCGGCGGCAAGGGCGGCTCCGATTTCGATCCCAAAGGGCGCTCCGACAACGAAGTGATGCGCTTCTGCCAATCCTTCATGTCGGAATTGTTCCGCCATATCGGCGCGGCGACGGATGTTCCCGCGGGCGACATCGGCGTGGGCGGACGCGAGATCGGCTTCCTGTTTGGTCAATACAAACGTCTGCGCAACGAGTTCACCGGCGTATTGACGGGCAAGGCGTTGAATTGGGGCGGCTCTCTGATTCGTCCCGAAGCCACCGGCTACGGCGCGACGTATTTCGCCCAGGAAATGCTGGCGACGCGCAACGATTCGCTGAAGGGGAAGGTTTGCGCCGTTTCCGGTTCGGGCAACGTGGCGCAATACACGGTGGAAAAAGTTAACGAACTGGGCGGCAAAGTGGTCTCTCTGTCGGATTCGAACGGAACCGTCTACGATCCAGACGGCGTTGACGCCGAGAAACTAGCGTTCGTTATGGAATTGAAAAACGTGCGTCGTGGCCGCATTAAGGAATACGCCGACAAATATCCCAAAGCCCAGTACAAAGACGGCGAGCGGCCTTGGGGCATCCCCTGCCAGTGCGCCTTCCCCAGCGCC includes:
- the gdhA gene encoding NADP-specific glutamate dehydrogenase, translated to MSYVNDVLNLVVKRNPAEPEFHQAVKEVLESLEPVVNRHPKYQQNRILERITEPERVLMFRVPWFDDNGQVQVNRGFRIEFNSAIGPYKGGLRFHPTVYLGILKFLGFEQVFKNSLTTLSMGGGKGGSDFDPKGRSDNEVMRFCQSFMSELFRHIGAATDVPAGDIGVGGREIGFLFGQYKRLRNEFTGVLTGKALNWGGSLIRPEATGYGATYFAQEMLATRNDSLKGKVCAVSGSGNVAQYTVEKVNELGGKVVSLSDSNGTVYDPDGVDAEKLAFVMELKNVRRGRIKEYADKYPKAQYKDGERPWGIPCQCAFPSATQNEVGAEDAKTLVKNGCFVISEGANMPSEPGAIDVFLENKVLYGPGKAANAGGVAVSGLEMAQNSQFMSWTREEVDSKLQNIMKTIHANAFNTAQEYGCSGNYVVGANITGFVKVADAMIDQGLV
- a CDS encoding sugar porter family MFS transporter encodes the protein MVSTTNENGSAVYVYLLASVAALGGLLFGYDTAVISGAIGYLEKRFVLNDVWKGWAASSALLGCIGGAAIAGALSDRLGRKAALMLSAILFLISAVWSAYPRNFSELIIARIIGGVGVGIASMLSPLYISEVAPAAIRGRLVSLNQFAIISGMLVVYFVNARIAGWVDETWNIAYGWRWMFGSEILPACLFLFLLFFVPESPRWLLKQGREGRAQDILSRVGGRSRAQKEIAEIKDAIAHEGGSILQLLQPGLRVALAIGVCLAILQQITGINIVIYYAPEIFKSAGLASTDALNDTVLVGITNIVFTLVAIWIVDKAGRKPLLLIAAAGMGVALTLLGGAFIYQKFEGPWVLMFVLAYVGSFSVAMGPVVWVVMAEIFPTKIRGRAMSIATVCLWIANFGVTQFFPVMNRILGGAVFFVYAAMCAIAFIFILTFLPETKGKTLEEIERQFTIS
- a CDS encoding PEP/pyruvate-binding domain-containing protein, producing MNSADSSLSTGLPGLDNVLQGIIAGDNIVWKVDGVENYQAFVDPFYRHALAQGRKVVYFRFASHKALIPEDAGAEIHYVAPSDGFELFITKVHDVIERNGRGGFYVFDSLSALALECYSDRMVGNFFMLTCPYLLKQGAVAYFAVLRNYHSFHAAAPIAETTQIFIDVYRYHGEFYIHPQKVFQRYSPTIHMLHIWRGDQFLPVTHSAVVAEVLTSVPWTGLESASYQVGVWNREFLHAEEVWEEYKRGECSSDKVAPIFQRLLRMAISREEKILRLAEQYLNLGDLLRIRKRMIGTGYIGGKSVGMLISRQIMKMKSPRWEKILEAHDSFYIASEVFYTYLVLNDCWWARKKQKDPSAYLDGAEEAQRRILQGHFPDYIIKRFENMLDYYGQSPIIVRSSSLLEDSYGNMFAGKYESVFCANQGSRAERLERFVQAVKTIYASSMGMEVISYRARRGNLEQDEQMALLVQRVSGARYGDLFYPQIAGVGLSYNPYAWSEIIKPEAGALRLVFGLGSRAVTRNNDDYARLVALNAPDRRPETGQDEIRRYSQRKVDVLNLKTNQLTSVLFSEAVEQSPGLMREFFAIPDEDLLKFSREMGKKETWTWLLSFQRLLDHEAFLNDMREMLKTLAEAYLHPVDIEFTVNFIRPDSYKINLLQCRPFQFKGGGAIKEPPAGLSRRNVVIEAQGAVIGESRADVINRIVYVDPDAYGRLPINERYSIARLIGKTTRPKEGEAPKITILIGPGRWGTTTPSLGIPVSFSEIDSVSILCEINAMREDLTPDISLGTHFFSSLVEMEILYFALFPEKEENFLNRAYLLAAPNRLTDIVPSSEPYAEAVKLIDLDETENHGDLRLYANTFTQKVVCYFEPE
- a CDS encoding NrpR regulatory domain-containing protein — its product is MKDFNQKQKMMILRILRDAKEPIGSAAIAEEMKNYGFDLCGRTIRLYLQEMEKEGVVTSTRRGRDGGRAITPQGLEEIHDAMVNERVGFMAGKMDALACQMTFNPASRNGLVVVNVTIIDRTHLVSAAREMMPVFRAKLGMGDYIVLARAGEQLGGFYIPPGKVGVGTMCSVTINGLFLAARIPMTSVFGGVLEINEGRPFRFTDLIYYNGTSLDPLEIFIKGKLTSVREAARTGHGRIGASMREVPSPAFKKLEKLRRQLDDLGLGGGLFLGKPHQSLLDFPIEEGRMGLIVTGGLNPLAAVEEAGIPTANYALASLIDFEKMIHYKELPHLIEQEEF